The Vicia villosa cultivar HV-30 ecotype Madison, WI linkage group LG1, Vvil1.0, whole genome shotgun sequence genome includes a region encoding these proteins:
- the LOC131644489 gene encoding fructokinase-1-like — MPLLPLPSTTKTLNSPSPFYHHHHLHHVSSFQSKSKPKFQFHPILSLNLPCKGLTLAVSSSSPPETKLRSVGSKNIDVATMGNLCLDIVLNVPQLPPPSLHERKAFMERLASSPPPKKNWEAGGNCNMAIAAARLGLDCVSIGHVGDEIYGNFLSDVLRDEGIDMVEISTGDDTVSTSGDSYETLVCWVLVDPLQKHDFCSRADFCKEPAFNWLSKISREAKLAIENSKVLFCNGYGFDDLSPGLLLSVVDCAVEVGTSIFFDPGPRGKSLSNGTLEEQRALNQFLRMSDVLLLTADEAESLTGIGDPILAGQELLKRGIRTKWVIVKMGLKGSILITTSSIVCAPAYKVNIVDSVGCGDSFVAAIAYGFIHNLPMVNTLAIANAVGAATAMGCGAGRNVASLEKVVNILRSPNLNEDDEFWSEILEKKVLDQEVTCLSSIMKGNRNHLNFVSFDQVASELLPKLEIPQTVENVPT; from the exons ATGCCTCTTCTTCCACTCCCCTCCACCACCAAAACCCTAAATTCCCCATCCCCTTTCTACCATCACCATCATCTTCACCATGTCTCTTCCTTTCAATCCAAATCCAAACCCAAATTCCAATTCCATCCAATCCTCTCTCTCAATCTCCCCTGCAAAGGTCTCACTCTCGCCGTCTCGTCTTCATCGCCGCCGGAGACCAAGCTGAGAAGCGTGGGATCCAAAAACATTGATGTTGCCACTATGGGTAATCTCTGTCTTGATATTGTTCTCAATGTCCCGCAATTGCCTCCTCCGTCTCTCCACGAACGTAAAGCTTTTATGGAACGTTTGGCTTCCTCTCCACCTCCCAAG AAAAATTGGGAAGCTGGTGGGAACTGCAATATGGCTATAGCAGCTGCGAGGCTGGGACTTGACTGTGTATCAATTGGTCATGTGGGTGATGAAATATATGGGAACTTTTTATCCGATGTGCTTCGTGATGAGGGCATTGATATGGTTGAGATAAGTACTGGTGATGATACTGTGAGTACCTCTGGTGACTcttatgaaacacttgtatgttGGGTTCTCGTTGATCCTTTGCAAAAACATGATTTTTGTAG TCGAGCTGATTTTTGCAAGGAACCTGCATTTAATTGGCTGAGCAAAATTTCTAGAGAAGCAAAATTAGCTATTGAAAATTCCAAGGTTTTGTTTTGTAATGGATATGGTTTTGATGACCTGTCTCCTGGTTTACTGCTCTCGGTAGTGGACTGTGCTGTTGAAGTTGGCACATCAATCTTTTTTGATCCGGGGCCACGTGGGAAGAGTCTTTCCAATGGGACACTAGAAGAACAAAGAGCTCTTAACCAGTTTCTGCGGATGAGTGATGTTCTTCTCTTAACGGCTGACGAG GCTGAGTCGTTAACTGGCATAGGAGATCCCATATTAGCTGGGCAAGAGCTGCTTAAAAGAGGGATCCGCACAAAGTGGGTGATCGTAAAAATGGGTCTTAAGGGTTCAATTCTAATAACTACATCCAGTATAGTGTGTGCACCAGCATACAAg GTGAACATTGTCGACTCTGTTGGGTGTGGAGACAGTTTTGTAGCTGCTATTGCATATGGTTTCATACATAATTTGCCAATGGTTAATACATTAGCAATTGCAAATGCAGTAGGTGCTGCAACAGCCATGGGCTGTGGTGCTGGTAGGAATGTAGCATCACTGGAAAAAGTAGTTAATATATTAAGATCACCTAACCTCAATGAAGATgatgagttttggagcgaaaTTCTCGAAAAAAAAGTGTTAGATCAGGAAGTAACATGTCTGTCAAGTATTATGAAAGGAAACAGAAATCATCTCAACTTTGTTTCATTTGACCAGGTTGCCTCTGAGCTCTTGCCCAAGCTTGAGATTCCACAAACAGTGGAGAATGTTCCAACTTGA
- the LOC131657869 gene encoding uncharacterized protein LOC131657869, with protein sequence MEKIKDINDTKELWKVAVRVSHKWKVVSNNKEHFEMIFEDKEGSDIHVVVPTACTAAYTEKFEVDRTYTVSNFSVQPNNLVFKPSSHKFLVKFTGGTAVGDVDKHDIPPKPRPFTSFPDIINGNFQKNVLIDVIGMLESVGYQQTQIGGKKFQANFLLRDASNNTLNCTLWEDYAKQFFKFNEDNSATTGPIVIMIQYAKVKEAGQYPLSVTNTFHVTKLLINADLPTVKDFVKTFPKESLRVVSTQLISQSQQYSRTSTNDNIGQSHLQKLLKGAISVSLSEMKKIREVKRRKSEL encoded by the exons ATGGAAAAAATTAAGGACATCAACGACACCAAAGAGTTGTGGAAAGTGGCGGTGAGAGTTTCCCATAAATGGAAGGTAGTCTCCAACAACAAGGAGCACTTTGAGATGATATTTGAAGACAAAGAG GGTTCTGATATCCACGTTGTTGTTCCAACTGCATGCACGGCCGCATACACTGAGAAGTTTGAGGTGGACCGGACCTATACTGTGTCTAATTTTTCTGTGCAGCCTAATAACTTAGTTTTCAAACCAAGCTCCCACAAGTTCTTAGTGAAATTTACTGGAGGAACTGCTGTTGGTGATGTTGACAAACATGACATACCCCCCAAACCACGCCCCTTCACCAGTTTCCCTGACATCATTAACGGGAACTTTCAGAAGAATGTACTCATTG ATGTTATTGGTATGCTCGAAAGTGTTGGGTATCAACAGACGCAAATTGGTGGGAAAAAGTTTCAGGCTAATTTCTTACTCCGAGATGCAAG CAACAACACCCTAAATTGCACCCTCTGGGAAGACTATGCTAAACAGTTTTTTAAGTTTAACGAGGACAACTCTGCGACAACTGGGCCGATTGTTATTATGATTCAGTATGCTAAAGTAAAAGAAGCTG GTCAATACCCTCTCTCCGTTACCAACACATTCCATGTTACGAAGCTTCTTATCAACGCGGATTTGCCGACTGTCAAGGACTTCGTTAAAAC ATTCCCAAAGGAATCGTTGCGCGTCGTTTCTACGCAACTGATCTCTCAGTCTCAACAATACTCCCGCACATCCACAAATGATAATATTGGACAAAGTCATCTGCAGAAATTGCTCAAAGGGGCTATTTCTGTATCACTTAGTGAGATGAAGAAAATCCGCGAGGTAAAGAGGCGTAAATCTGAATTATAA